TCCGGCGTCCCGCTCGCCCGCACCGCGTTCATTGCCTACGGGGCGTGCGCGCTGCTCGCCGGGGTGTCGGGCCTGGTGCTGCTCGGGTTCACCTCCACCAGCTCGCTCACCATGGGCAACCCGTACCAGCTGCTGTCGATCGCGTCGGTCGTGCTCGGCGGGACGTCCATCCTCGGCGGGCGCGGGCACGTCCTCGGCACGGTCGCGGGCGCGCTGCTGCTGACGCTGCTGACCGCGCTGCTGGCCGCGTGGAACGTCTCGGAGGGCGTCCGGCAGATCGTCCTCGGCCTGCTCATCATCGCGCTGCTGCTCGCCTACGCGCGGGAACGGCGGTCCTGATGACGCGCTCGGGGGAGCTGCTCAAGGCGATGGTCGGCATCGCCAGCGTCAACCCGCGCGCCGGGTCCGGTCCCGGGTTCGGGGAGGCCGCCGTCGCCGGGTACGTGCGCGGCTGGCTCGAGGCGCGCGGCGTGAAGGCGGAACTCCGGGAGGTGCTGCCGGGACGTCCCAACGTCGTCGCGACCGTGCCGGGACGCGATCCCCGCATGGTGCTGCTGGAGTCGCACCTCGACACGGTCGAGACCACCGGCATGACCGTCGACCCGTTCGCCGGGACGGTCCGGGACGGCCGCCTGTACGGGCGCGGCGCCTGCGACGCCAAGGGGCCGCTCGCCGCGTTCATGCTCGCGGCGGCCGAGCTGGCGGCCGGCGACCCGCCGCCGTTCGGGGTCGTCCTCGCCGGGGTCGTGGACGAGGAGCACGCCTACCGGGGCGTCCTCGGCCTCATCTCCGACCTCGGGGACGCGCCGATCGCCGGGGCCGTCGTGGGGGAGCCGACCGGGCTCGTCCCCGCCACCGCGCACAAGGGCTGCGTCCGCTACACCGTCCGCGCGCTGGGGACGGCCGGGCACAGCTCCCGGCCGGACGAGGCCGTCAACGCGGTCGCCCTCATGACCCGCGTGATCGACCACATCGGCGCGGCGGCGCCGGACGTCCCGCCGCACCCGCTGCTCGGGACGGCGACCCGCTGCGTCACCCGGATCCGGGGCGGCGAGGGCCCGAACACCGTGCCGGGCCGCTGCGAGATCGACGTCGACCGCCGCACCCTGCCCGGCGAGGACCCCCTCGACGTGTGGCGCCGCGACCGCGCCGAGCTGGCCGCGCTCATCCCGGGCCGCGTCGAGGTGGACGAGCCGTTCACCGTCGACTACGCCCTCGACACGCCCGCCACCAGCCCGGTCCCGGCCGCTCTGGTCCGCGCCCTGGAGGCGGCGGGACGTCCCGCGACCGTCCAGGGCATGCCGTTCGGGACCGACGCCAGCAAGCTCGCCCGCGCCGGCATCCCCTCGGTCGTCTTCGGCCCCGGCTCCATCGGCGACGCCCACTCCGCCGACGAGTCGGTCGCGCTGGCGGACGTGGATCTCGCCGCCCGCCTCGTCGCCGACACCGTCCGCTCCCTCGGCGGAGGGCGGTCATGAGGCTGACGCAGCACGTCGAGCTCGTCGGCAGCGGGGCCGCCGGGTTCGACCTCACCGACCCGCTCGACTGCCACGTCTACCTCGTGCGGGGGTCGCGGGGCGCGGCACTGGTCGACGCGGGCGCCGGGGTGTCCGCCGGGCTGCTCGCCCGGCGGATGCTCGCGGCGGCGGGGCCGGCGGGGGAGCGGCACCTGCTGCTCACCCACGGGCACGCCGACCACGCGGGCGGCGCCGCCGGGCTCGCCCGGAGCGTGGAGGGGCTCGCCGTTCGCGCGGGGGCACCGGCGAGCGACTGGATCGCCTCGGGCGACGAGGAGAAGCTCAGCGTCGACCGCGGCAAGGCCGCCGGGGTCTACCCCGAGGGCTACGCGTTCCCGGCGTGCCCGGCGGTCCGCCCCATCGCGGACGGGGAGCGCGTCGACCTCGGCGGCGGCGTCGCCCTCCAGGCCGTCGCCACCCCCGGGCACGCCGACGGGCACACCTGCTACCTGCTCGACGCGCCCGAGGGCCGCGCGCTGTTCTCGGGGGACTGCGTCTTCACCGGCGGGCGGATCTCGCTGCAGAACCTGCACGACTCGCGCGTCCCCGACTACGCCGCGAGCCTGGAGCGGCTCGCGGGGCTGGAGGTCGACATGCTGCTGCCGGGCCACCACGAGATCTCGCTCGCCCGCGCCGGGCGGCACCTGCGCGCCGCGCGGGACGTCCTGCGCCGCGGCCTGCTCCCGGGGAGCACCACATGACGACCGACCAGGCGAAACCGAGGAACCAGTCGTCGTCGCTGCGCCGCGCGCTCGCCGTCCTCGACCACGTCCGCGACCACGCCGACGCGCGCGGGGTGTCGCTGACCCGCATCGCCGACGACCTCGGCATCAGCAAGAGCACCGTGCTGCGGCTCGCGCAGCCGCTCATCGACGGCGACCTGCTCACCCGCGACCGCGAGTCCGGCTGGTTCCGGCTCGGGCACGGCGCGCTGCGGCTCGGCCAGGCGTACCTGTCGACGCTGGACATGCGGTCGGTCGCCGCCGACCCGCTGCGCCGCCTCCAGCACCTCGTGGGGGAGACGTGCCACCTCGTCGTCTACGAGGCCCCCGACGTCGTCTACATCGACAAGGTGGAGAACGAGCACAACGTCCGGATGGCGTCCCGGGTCGGGCTGCGGATGCCCGCCTACCGGACGGCCGTCGGCAAGGCCATCCTCGCCTGGCTCGGCGAGGACGACTTCCAGACGGTCGTCGCGGCCGGGATGCCCGCGCGCACCGAACGGACGATCACCGACCCGGTGCGGCTCGCCGCCGAGCTGGAGCGGGTACGGCTTTCCGGGTACGCCGTGGACGACCGGGAGAACGAGCCCGAGGTCCGCTGCGTCGCCGCGCCGATCTTCGACCACACCGACCGGGCCGTGGGGGCGCTCAGCGTCTCCGGGCTGACGTCCCGGATGACCCCGGCGCGGGTGCGGGAGGTCGGGCCCATGGTCGAGCGGGCGGGCCTGGAGATCTCCCGCGTGCTCGGCTCGTCCCGTCCGTCCCGCCGCCGTCCCGACAGAACGCGCCACGACCCGCACGAAGGGAACCAGCCGTGAGCCTCACCATTCCCGGCGAGCACGTCGACTGGCGGACCAAGGGCCTCTGGCTGCCCGGTCCGCCCGTCCCCCTGGAGGAGTTCGCCGCCGCCCGGCACCCGCTGTTCGGCGGGCCGTTCACCTGGCCGCTGATGGTGGCGCGGCGGTCGGCCCTGGACCACAACATCGCGGCGCTCGCCGCGTTCTGCCGGGAGCACGCGCTCGCGTTCGCGCCGCACGGCAAGACGTCCATGGCCCCGACGCTGTCCCAGGCCCAGCTGGACGCGGGCGCCTGGGGCATCACCGCCGCGACCGCCAACCAGGTCCTCGCCTACCGGACGTTCGGCGTCCCCCGCGTCCTGCTGGCCAACGAGCTGCTCGACCCGACCGCGCTGCGCTGGCTCGGCGGCGAGATCGACCGCGGCATGGAGTTCCTGCTGTACGCCGACTCCGCCGAGGGCGTCGCGGCGATCTCCGCGGCCGCCGGGGAGCGCCCGTTCCGGGTGCTCGTCGAGCTCGGTCACCCGAACGGCCGCACCGGCTGCCGCACCGTCGAGGAACTGGCCGCCGTCGCCCGCGCCGTCGCCGGCGCGCCCGGCACGGAACTCGCCGGCGTCGCCGGGTACGAGGGCGGGCTGCCGGACGTCGCGGCGGCGGGCGCCTACCTCGGCGCGCTGCGCGACGCGACCGTCGAGCTGTCCCCGCTTCTCCCCCGCGACGTCGTCGTCACCGCGGGCGGCAGCGCCTACTTCGACCAGGTCGCCGAGACGCTCGCGGGCGACTGGCTGCCCGGCCACGACCTCACCGTGGTGCTGCGCAGCGGCGCCTACGTCTCCCACGACGACGGCATCTACACCGAGCGGACGCCGTTCAACCGCGTCCCCGGCTCGCTGGACGCCGCGCTGGAGATCTGGGCGCAGGTCACGTCCGTCCCCGAACCCGGCCTCGCGATCGCCGGGATGGGCAAGCGGGAGGCCCCCTACGACGCGGGCCTGCCCGTCCCGCTGCGGATCCGCAAGGCCGACGGGACGACCACCCCGGCGGACGGCTTGCGCGTCACCGACACCAACGACCACCACGCCTACGTCGCGACGGGCGGCGCCTCCGTGCGTCCGGGGGACCTGATCTGCTTCGGGATCTCCCACCCCTGCACGGCCTTCGACAAGTGGCAGGTCATCCCCGTCGTGGACGACGACCACACGGTGGTCGACCTGATCCGCACGTACTTCTGAGACGGTACCTCCGAGAAGGGAACCCCATGATCCCCCGTCTGGCGCCGGGACCCGCGCTGACCGCGACCGGCGTGGTCGCGGTCGTGCGCGGCCGCCGCGCCGACCGCGTCGCCGACGTCCTGGACGCGCTGGTCGCCGCCGGCGTCCGCTGCCTGGAGGTCACCCTCAACACCCCGGGCGCGCTGGACGGCCTGCGCGCGGCCCGCGACCGGCTGCCCGCGGACGTCGAGATCGGCGCCGGAACGGTCCGCACCCGCGCGGAGGCGGAGGCCGCGGCGGACGCCGGCGCCTCCTTCCTCGTCGCCCCCGACACCCGCGAAGAGGTCGCCGGCGCGGCCCGCGACCGGGGCCTGCGCTACTACCCGGGCGCCCTCACCCCGAACGAGGTCGCCCGCGCCTGGGACCTCGGCGCCACCGCCGTCAAGATCTTCCCCGCGAACGCGTTCGGGCCGCGCTACCTGCGCGACCTCGCCGAGCCGTTCCGCGACGTGCGGCTGCTGCCGACGGGCGGCATCGGCCCGGACACCGCCGCCGGCTACATCGCGGCCGGGGCGGTCGCGGTCGGCGCCGGGGGCTCCCTCATCGGCGACGCCCTCGACGGCGGCTCCCTCACCGCCCTGGCCGACCGGGCGCGGGCGCTGCTCGCCGCGGCGGCCCCGGGGGTGGCGGCCCGATGAGCCCCGACCTCGTCACGTTCGGCGAGACCATGGCGCGGCTGGAGAACCCCGCCGTCGGGCCGATGCGGCACGCCCGCTCCCTCGACCTCGGCATCGGCGGCGCCGAGTCGAACACGGCGATCGGGCTGGCGCGGCTCGGCGGCAGCGCGGCATGGTTCGGCCGCGTCGGCGACGACGAGTTCGGCCGGCTGATCACCACGGCGCTCGCCGGGGAGGGCGTCCGGCTCGACCACACGGTGGTGGACGGGACCGCCCCCACCGCGCTGCTGTTCAAGGAGCGCCGCTCGGGCACGCTCACCCGCGTCCAGTACTACCGGACGGGCAGCGCCGGCTCCCGGCTGCGCCCGTCCGACGTCCCGCACGACCTGATCCGGGCCGCGCGCGTCCTGCACGTCACCGGCATCACCGCCGCCATCAGCGACACCGCCCGCCAGGCCCTGGACGACGCCGTCGAGACCGCGCGGGACGCCGGCGTCCCCGTCTCCCTCGACCTCAACTACCGGTCGGCGCTGTGGACGCCCGCCGAGGCCGGGGAATGCCTGCACACCCTGGTCAAGCGCGCCGACCTGGTGTTCGCGACCGAGCAGGAGGCCCGCCTCGTCGTGCCCGGCGACGACCCGGCCGCGCTCGCCGCCGCCCTGGCCGCGCTCGGCCCCCGCGACGTCCTCGTCAAGCGGGGCGCCGCCGGGGCGGTCGCGCTCTGCGAGGGGCGGCTGCACGTCCAGCCCGCCCACCGGGTCCCCGTCGTGGACCCGGTCGGCGCCGGGGACGCGTTCGCCGCCGGCTACCTCGCCGAGTTCGTGCGCGGCCTGCCCGTCGCCGACCGCCTGGCCACCGCCACGGCCGCGGGCGCCTACGCCGTCACCGTCCGCGGCGACTGGGAGGGCCTGCCCGGCCGCGCCGACCTGGAACTCTTGAAGACCGCGGAGAACGACGTCACCCGATAAGGAGACAGATATGAGCAAGCGCGAGATTCGCAGCGCGGACTCGGCCCCGCCCGTCGGCACCTACTCGCAGGGGCTCGTGGTCGGCGACTTCGTGTACACGTCCGGGATGGGGCCGCTCGACCCGAAGACCGGCGAGATCGTCGGCACGGACGTCGCCACGCAGACCCGGCAGACCCTCGCCAACCTGGCCGCGATCCTGGCCGAGCACGGCCTCGGCCTGGACGACGTGGTGAAGTCGACCGTCCACCTCCAGGACCTCCACCGCGACTTCGCCGCCTACGACGAGGTCTACCGGGAGCACTTCAGCAAGCCCTACCCGGTGCGCACCACCGTGGGCTCGCAGCTGATGAACATCCTCGTCGAGATCGACTTCGTCGCCTACAAGAAGAGCTGATGGACTCGTCCCTCTTCACCATGGTGGAGGATCTGCGCGGCGCCGACGCCGCGCGGATCCTCTCCCACGGCGCCTCCTCCATCACGATCGGCGCCGCGTACCACCGCGCCCGTGACGTGACACCGCACGGCGCAACGCGCGTGACGTTCCGCCACGACGGCGTCCATTTCCCCTTGGGCGACGTCTTCGACGGGCTTCGGCTGGTGCCCCCGGTGCAGAGGGGCGCCGACCAAGAGCCCATACGGGCGCTCAGGGCCGAGACCCGCGCCCTTGGTGTCGCGCTGCACGGCTGGGGCGTTTTCCTGCACAACACCACGCTCGGCCTGGCCTTCCCGGACGTCACACAAGAGAGCTGTTTCGGTGACCGTGCCGCGCCCGCCGACCTATGCCCGTCCCACCCGGACGTCCGCGCATATGCCATCGCGTTGGGCCGCGCCATCGCCCGCCAAGGCGTGGACTCCGTCGTCGCGGAATCCCTCCACTTCGGGACGTTCGGCCACGGCTACCACCACGAACGCTCTTTCGTCGAACTCGGCTCTGCCGCCGAGTTCGCCTTGGGCCTGTGCTTCTGCCGGCATTGCCTGGCCTTTCTCCCGGACGCCGAGAAGGCCCGCGACGCCGCGGCCCGCTTGGCCGGGGACGTCCTGGACGGTGGCCCGCCCGCCTCCGACATCCCTGAGGTCCTCACCGAGTACGCCCGCGCCCGCTCGCCGATCGTCACGTCCCTGGCCGCCGAGGTCGCCGCGGCCGTCGCCGCCGAGGGCTCGCAGCTGGCGTTCCTCGACCTCACCGGCGCCGTCCTCGGCTACGCGGACGGACGTCCCACCGGCGCCCCGGCCGCCGCGTCCGCCTGGCGGATCGGCGTCGACCCCGCCGCGCTCGGCTCGGCCGTCCCGTCCTACGCCATCCTCTGCTACGCCCACGACACCGCCCGCGTGGCCGAGGACGTGGCCGCCTACCGGGCCGTGCTGGGCCCGGACACCACGCTCCGCGCCGTCCTGCGCCCCGGCCGTCCCGACACGGCCTCGGCCGACCACCTGGCCGCCAAGGCCGCCGCCGCCCGCGCCTCCGGCGCCGACACGACCGACTACTACGCCTACGGCCTGACCCCGCTGCCCGTCCTCGACCGC
The sequence above is a segment of the Actinomadura coerulea genome. Coding sequences within it:
- a CDS encoding M20 family metallopeptidase; translated protein: MTRSGELLKAMVGIASVNPRAGSGPGFGEAAVAGYVRGWLEARGVKAELREVLPGRPNVVATVPGRDPRMVLLESHLDTVETTGMTVDPFAGTVRDGRLYGRGACDAKGPLAAFMLAAAELAAGDPPPFGVVLAGVVDEEHAYRGVLGLISDLGDAPIAGAVVGEPTGLVPATAHKGCVRYTVRALGTAGHSSRPDEAVNAVALMTRVIDHIGAAAPDVPPHPLLGTATRCVTRIRGGEGPNTVPGRCEIDVDRRTLPGEDPLDVWRRDRAELAALIPGRVEVDEPFTVDYALDTPATSPVPAALVRALEAAGRPATVQGMPFGTDASKLARAGIPSVVFGPGSIGDAHSADESVALADVDLAARLVADTVRSLGGGRS
- a CDS encoding MBL fold metallo-hydrolase, whose amino-acid sequence is MRLTQHVELVGSGAAGFDLTDPLDCHVYLVRGSRGAALVDAGAGVSAGLLARRMLAAAGPAGERHLLLTHGHADHAGGAAGLARSVEGLAVRAGAPASDWIASGDEEKLSVDRGKAAGVYPEGYAFPACPAVRPIADGERVDLGGGVALQAVATPGHADGHTCYLLDAPEGRALFSGDCVFTGGRISLQNLHDSRVPDYAASLERLAGLEVDMLLPGHHEISLARAGRHLRAARDVLRRGLLPGSTT
- a CDS encoding IclR family transcriptional regulator, whose amino-acid sequence is MTTDQAKPRNQSSSLRRALAVLDHVRDHADARGVSLTRIADDLGISKSTVLRLAQPLIDGDLLTRDRESGWFRLGHGALRLGQAYLSTLDMRSVAADPLRRLQHLVGETCHLVVYEAPDVVYIDKVENEHNVRMASRVGLRMPAYRTAVGKAILAWLGEDDFQTVVAAGMPARTERTITDPVRLAAELERVRLSGYAVDDRENEPEVRCVAAPIFDHTDRAVGALSVSGLTSRMTPARVREVGPMVERAGLEISRVLGSSRPSRRRPDRTRHDPHEGNQP
- a CDS encoding alanine racemase, with amino-acid sequence MSLTIPGEHVDWRTKGLWLPGPPVPLEEFAAARHPLFGGPFTWPLMVARRSALDHNIAALAAFCREHALAFAPHGKTSMAPTLSQAQLDAGAWGITAATANQVLAYRTFGVPRVLLANELLDPTALRWLGGEIDRGMEFLLYADSAEGVAAISAAAGERPFRVLVELGHPNGRTGCRTVEELAAVARAVAGAPGTELAGVAGYEGGLPDVAAAGAYLGALRDATVELSPLLPRDVVVTAGGSAYFDQVAETLAGDWLPGHDLTVVLRSGAYVSHDDGIYTERTPFNRVPGSLDAALEIWAQVTSVPEPGLAIAGMGKREAPYDAGLPVPLRIRKADGTTTPADGLRVTDTNDHHAYVATGGASVRPGDLICFGISHPCTAFDKWQVIPVVDDDHTVVDLIRTYF
- a CDS encoding bifunctional 4-hydroxy-2-oxoglutarate aldolase/2-dehydro-3-deoxy-phosphogluconate aldolase, which codes for MIPRLAPGPALTATGVVAVVRGRRADRVADVLDALVAAGVRCLEVTLNTPGALDGLRAARDRLPADVEIGAGTVRTRAEAEAAADAGASFLVAPDTREEVAGAARDRGLRYYPGALTPNEVARAWDLGATAVKIFPANAFGPRYLRDLAEPFRDVRLLPTGGIGPDTAAGYIAAGAVAVGAGGSLIGDALDGGSLTALADRARALLAAAAPGVAAR
- a CDS encoding sugar kinase, translating into MSPDLVTFGETMARLENPAVGPMRHARSLDLGIGGAESNTAIGLARLGGSAAWFGRVGDDEFGRLITTALAGEGVRLDHTVVDGTAPTALLFKERRSGTLTRVQYYRTGSAGSRLRPSDVPHDLIRAARVLHVTGITAAISDTARQALDDAVETARDAGVPVSLDLNYRSALWTPAEAGECLHTLVKRADLVFATEQEARLVVPGDDPAALAAALAALGPRDVLVKRGAAGAVALCEGRLHVQPAHRVPVVDPVGAGDAFAAGYLAEFVRGLPVADRLATATAAGAYAVTVRGDWEGLPGRADLELLKTAENDVTR
- a CDS encoding RidA family protein, with translation MSKREIRSADSAPPVGTYSQGLVVGDFVYTSGMGPLDPKTGEIVGTDVATQTRQTLANLAAILAEHGLGLDDVVKSTVHLQDLHRDFAAYDEVYREHFSKPYPVRTTVGSQLMNILVEIDFVAYKKS